One part of the Eleginops maclovinus isolate JMC-PN-2008 ecotype Puerto Natales chromosome 14, JC_Emac_rtc_rv5, whole genome shotgun sequence genome encodes these proteins:
- the LOC134875645 gene encoding DNA damage-inducible transcript 4-like protein — MVATSTLKTKSSDCFSELVDRRYDQACIEKELDFWDNCVAEPQRTADVTEDRTCQQLAKMFENCLSRAKKTTLHCSSVLVPEKLTQRIAREVLRLASCEPCGLRGCVLYVHLDLDKGCKRLERIVYDATLVPTFELTLVFKQDGTAWPSLRDFLFMGTCFAPTFRHIIKLSPGFRLVKKKLYSSSAGTIVEEC; from the exons ATGGTCGCCACAAGCACGTTAAAGACCAAAAGCAGCGATTGCTTTTCAGAATTGGTGGATAGAAGATATGACCAGGCTTGCATTGAAAAAG AACTAGATTTCTGGGATAACTGCGTGGCTGAACCCCAGAGGACTGCAGATGTCACTGAAGACAGAACCTGTCAACAGCTGGccaaaatgtttgaaaactgCCTGTCACGAGCCAAGAAGACGACCCTGCACTGCTCCTCTGTGCTGGTACCAGAGAAGCTCACGCAGAGAATAGCTCGTGAGGTCCTGCGGCTGGCGTCCTGCGAGCCCTGCGGCCTGCGGGGCTGCGTCCTCTACGTCCACCTGGACCTGGACAAGGGCTGCAAGCGGCTGGAGCGAATCGTGTACGATGCCACATTGGTGCCCACCTTTGAGCTGACTCTTGTGTTCAAGCAGGATGGCACCGCCTGGCCCAGCCTGCGGGACTTCCTGTTTATGGGAACCTGCTTTGCCCCGACCTTCAGACACATAATCAAACTGAGTCCAGGTTTTCGGCTCGTCAAGAAAAAACTGTACTCCTCCTCGGCTGGCACCATTGTAGAGGAGTGCTGa